A DNA window from candidate division WOR-3 bacterium contains the following coding sequences:
- a CDS encoding metallophosphoesterase family protein: MRFIKNMQIAVMADIHSNLEALEAFLNCICKEKINKFICLGDIVGYGASPNECVEVISKSPNLYAVSGNHDWGVLGKTDLSCFNEIARIAIIWTQNQLNSKAKDYLGSLPLISIASGAFLVHATPEAPADWNYLVDVYDARRQFQHFNEKICFVGHSHVPMAFELNETTDELKIIRDKKFSIADAHCRYLINVGSIGQPRDGDPRASFVIWNVQDQTIEFRRVTYNIKRAQQKIRRTGLPLFLASRLSVGR; the protein is encoded by the coding sequence ATGCGATTTATAAAAAATATGCAAATCGCAGTAATGGCTGATATTCACAGCAATTTAGAAGCTCTAGAGGCATTTCTTAACTGTATTTGTAAAGAAAAAATTAATAAATTTATTTGTTTAGGAGACATTGTAGGGTACGGTGCGTCGCCTAATGAATGTGTTGAGGTAATTTCTAAGTCGCCTAATCTTTACGCAGTATCTGGAAATCATGACTGGGGAGTTTTAGGGAAAACTGACCTTAGTTGTTTTAATGAAATTGCCCGAATTGCAATAATATGGACTCAAAACCAGTTGAATTCAAAGGCAAAAGATTACTTGGGTTCTCTTCCGTTAATTTCCATTGCTTCAGGAGCATTCTTAGTCCATGCAACGCCTGAGGCACCGGCTGATTGGAATTATCTTGTAGATGTTTATGACGCCAGGCGACAATTTCAGCATTTTAACGAAAAAATATGTTTTGTGGGACATTCACATGTACCTATGGCATTCGAATTAAACGAAACAACCGACGAATTAAAGATAATAAGAGATAAAAAATTTTCAATTGCGGATGCACATTGTCGGTATCTTATTAATGTCGGTAGTATTGGTCAACCTCGCGACGGCGATCCCCGCGCTTCATTTGTTATATGGAATGTTCAAGACCAAACGATTGAGTTTAGACGTGTTACATACAACATTAAACGTGCTCAACAGAAAATTCGACGCACCGGGCTTCCACTTTTTCTGGCTTCCCGATTAAGTGTTGGTCGCTAA
- a CDS encoding dTDP-4-dehydrorhamnose 3,5-epimerase family protein, whose amino-acid sequence MIEGVEVKKLRVIPDERGFVMEILRSDDSFYKKFGQCYLSVVNPGVIKAWHYHKLQTDHIAVIKGMGKLVLYDQRNDSKTYGEVNEFFIGEQNPCLVVIPPMVLHGIKGISTEPTYVINCPTELYNYNAPDEYRIPPFDERIPYDWNLKHG is encoded by the coding sequence ATGATCGAGGGCGTTGAAGTAAAAAAACTCCGAGTGATTCCCGATGAACGGGGATTTGTCATGGAAATTTTGCGATCCGATGATAGTTTTTATAAAAAATTTGGCCAATGTTATCTTTCAGTCGTCAATCCCGGGGTGATTAAGGCTTGGCATTATCACAAACTGCAAACCGATCATATAGCTGTGATTAAAGGCATGGGAAAACTGGTACTATATGATCAACGTAATGATTCCAAGACCTATGGAGAGGTTAATGAGTTTTTTATTGGCGAGCAGAATCCGTGCTTAGTGGTGATACCACCGATGGTCCTTCATGGTATCAAGGGAATTAGCACTGAACCAACTTATGTGATTAATTGCCCCACCGAACTCTATAATTATAACGCGCCTGATGAATACCGAATACCACCATTTGATGAACGTATTCCCTACGACTGGAATTTAAAACACGGTTAA
- the ribH gene encoding 6,7-dimethyl-8-ribityllumazine synthase yields the protein MQTKEFKGFLSAQDKYFAIIISRFNEFLSKELLSGALDCLERHNAQGCDIFWTPGCFEIPGVAKQLALTKRYSAIIALGVIIRGDTPHAEYIAAEVSKGLAKINYDTGVPTVFGIITADTIEQAIERSGTKAGNKGYLAAHSAIEMADLIAKIRLNG from the coding sequence ATGCAAACTAAAGAATTTAAAGGTTTTCTTTCTGCTCAAGATAAATATTTTGCAATCATCATATCTCGATTTAATGAATTTTTAAGTAAAGAACTACTTTCGGGCGCCTTAGATTGTTTAGAACGGCACAACGCTCAAGGTTGTGATATTTTCTGGACCCCAGGCTGTTTTGAAATACCAGGTGTCGCAAAGCAACTTGCGCTAACTAAACGTTATTCAGCAATCATTGCTTTAGGTGTCATTATTCGTGGCGATACACCCCACGCTGAATACATTGCTGCAGAAGTCTCTAAAGGTCTCGCAAAAATTAATTATGATACTGGAGTACCAACGGTATTTGGGATTATCACTGCTGATACTATTGAACAGGCGATCGAACGGTCCGGAACAAAAGCCGGTAATAAGGGATATTTAGCCGCACATTCGGCTATTGAAATGGCGGACTTAATTGCAAAAATTAGATTGAACGGCTGA
- a CDS encoding bifunctional 3,4-dihydroxy-2-butanone-4-phosphate synthase/GTP cyclohydrolase II has translation MAIKSKFFATIPEAVKLIREGKILIVVDDEDRENEGDFICAAEKITPQKINFMAQYGRGLICFAGLPDLFERLALPMMVSENTAKLGTPFAIPVDAVKGTTTGSSAYDRAVTIKTLIDPKTKPQDLARPGHIFTLRAQPGGVLQRAGHTEAAVDLARLAGCFPAGVLCEIMDQTGKMAKLPYLLKLAKKFNLKIVTIADLIQYRRATEKLVRKVVETFLPTPYGEFKLLVYEDTIEGYLHLALVKGKVQNEENVLVRVHSQCLTGDVFHSLRCDCGEQLHYALKKIAQEKQGVLLYMRQEGRGIGLLGKLKSYELQDRGLDTVDSAIALGYEPDLRDYGVGAQILCDLGLSSIRLLTNNPRKIIGLQGFGLRITERVPIIIKPTKQNLRYLVTKRDRLGHILGSIEEKLS, from the coding sequence ATGGCGATAAAGTCTAAGTTCTTCGCAACAATTCCTGAAGCTGTCAAACTAATCAGAGAGGGTAAGATTTTAATTGTAGTTGATGATGAAGATCGGGAAAATGAAGGCGATTTTATTTGTGCCGCTGAAAAAATCACCCCGCAGAAGATTAATTTTATGGCACAATACGGGCGGGGACTTATTTGCTTTGCTGGGCTACCCGATCTCTTTGAGCGACTGGCACTGCCCATGATGGTTAGTGAAAATACGGCAAAGCTTGGTACACCTTTTGCGATCCCAGTAGATGCTGTTAAAGGCACTACTACCGGGAGTTCAGCATACGATCGAGCTGTGACTATTAAAACTTTAATTGACCCTAAAACTAAACCTCAGGATTTAGCTCGGCCGGGCCATATTTTTACCCTACGGGCACAACCTGGAGGTGTGCTCCAACGAGCCGGCCACACCGAAGCCGCAGTTGATTTGGCACGCCTAGCTGGATGTTTTCCAGCTGGGGTGCTCTGTGAAATTATGGACCAAACCGGTAAGATGGCAAAATTACCGTATCTTCTCAAGTTGGCCAAAAAGTTTAATCTTAAAATCGTTACAATTGCTGATTTGATCCAATATCGGCGGGCCACTGAGAAATTGGTTCGAAAAGTTGTAGAAACTTTTTTGCCAACTCCATATGGCGAATTTAAACTTCTTGTTTATGAGGACACTATTGAAGGCTATCTTCATTTAGCGTTAGTCAAAGGTAAGGTACAAAACGAGGAGAATGTCCTGGTTCGAGTCCATTCTCAATGTCTTACCGGAGATGTATTTCATTCGCTAAGATGCGATTGTGGAGAACAACTGCACTATGCACTTAAAAAGATTGCTCAGGAAAAACAAGGGGTTCTATTATATATGCGCCAAGAAGGTCGGGGGATAGGTCTTTTAGGTAAACTTAAGTCCTATGAATTACAGGATCGCGGTTTAGATACGGTCGACTCAGCCATAGCCTTAGGTTATGAGCCGGATCTTCGTGATTACGGGGTTGGTGCACAGATTCTATGTGATTTAGGTTTAAGTAGCATTCGTCTTTTAACCAATAACCCCAGGAAAATTATTGGGCTACAAGGTTTTGGACTTAGGATTACTGAACGAGTACCGATTATAATAAAACCAACTAAACAGAATTTGAGGTATCTAGTAACTAAACGGGATCGTTTAGGCCATATTTTAGGCTCAATTGAAGAGAAATTATCATAA
- the nusB gene encoding transcription antitermination factor NusB, which produces MRERHKIREWVFQILYRYDIGSEDPQKVLGEILEFQKISEEGRKFFIELVEQTIKNLNKIDNTIKAVLKHWTFERLTGVDRAILRVGCSELLFSKDIPPKVAINEAIEIAKKYGTENSPNFVNGVLDAIYKKYANRSNG; this is translated from the coding sequence ATGAGAGAACGTCATAAAATCCGTGAGTGGGTGTTTCAGATTTTGTATCGATACGATATCGGCAGTGAAGACCCTCAAAAAGTTTTAGGAGAAATACTAGAATTTCAAAAAATTTCTGAAGAAGGACGGAAATTTTTTATTGAACTCGTCGAGCAAACAATTAAAAATTTGAACAAAATCGATAATACGATCAAAGCAGTCCTTAAACATTGGACATTTGAACGTTTGACGGGTGTCGACCGAGCAATTTTACGGGTAGGATGTTCGGAGCTATTATTTTCTAAAGATATTCCTCCCAAGGTTGCAATAAATGAGGCAATTGAAATTGCCAAAAAATATGGTACTGAAAATTCACCCAATTTTGTTAACGGTGTTTTAGATGCGATTTATAAAAAATATGCAAATCGCAGTAATGGCTGA
- the rfbB gene encoding dTDP-glucose 4,6-dehydratase: protein MKTILVTGGAGFIGSNFTNELIKNPKYKLIVLDKLTYSGNLDNFLDETKKSSRFTFVKGDIADRSLVRKLMKKVDIVINFAAETHIDRSIVNYDPFVHTDFIGTYVLLDEFRQARRERFIQISTSEVYGSAQVVPMAEDHPIAPQSPYAATKAAADRMAYAFYKTYDLPIVIVRPFNNYGPNQYPEKLIPFFITNAWENKPLYVYGTGKNTRDWLYVKDCVSALTALVEADINQIKGEVFNLGSGKEYNVLEIAEMILDYLNKPKKLIKKVADRPGHVERLVAGTEKIKRLLKWQAQTDFPAGLKQTIEWYLENKWWWQKIRARKEYQAFYRQWYGKLLKNKIK from the coding sequence ATGAAAACAATTTTAGTTACCGGTGGCGCTGGGTTTATCGGTTCTAATTTTACTAACGAGCTTATTAAGAATCCGAAGTATAAACTTATTGTTTTAGATAAATTAACTTACTCAGGTAATTTAGACAACTTTTTAGACGAGACCAAAAAGAGTTCACGATTTACTTTTGTTAAGGGCGATATCGCTGACCGATCTTTAGTCCGGAAACTTATGAAGAAGGTCGACATAGTGATTAATTTTGCAGCCGAAACTCATATTGATCGTTCGATTGTTAATTATGATCCCTTTGTTCATACCGATTTTATCGGCACCTATGTGCTTTTAGACGAATTTCGGCAGGCGCGCCGAGAACGGTTTATTCAGATTTCTACTAGTGAGGTGTATGGCTCAGCCCAAGTAGTTCCGATGGCTGAAGACCATCCAATCGCGCCTCAAAGTCCTTATGCTGCAACTAAGGCGGCAGCTGATCGGATGGCTTACGCATTTTACAAGACTTATGATCTACCGATTGTTATTGTTCGACCGTTTAATAATTATGGACCTAATCAATATCCTGAGAAGTTAATTCCGTTTTTTATCACTAACGCCTGGGAAAATAAGCCACTATATGTTTATGGCACAGGCAAAAATACCCGTGATTGGCTTTATGTTAAGGATTGTGTTTCAGCTCTTACGGCACTAGTTGAGGCTGATATTAATCAGATAAAAGGCGAGGTTTTTAATTTGGGTTCTGGTAAGGAGTATAATGTTTTAGAAATTGCCGAGATGATCTTAGACTATCTAAATAAGCCTAAAAAGTTGATTAAAAAAGTTGCGGATCGACCTGGTCATGTGGAACGGCTTGTAGCCGGCACAGAAAAAATCAAACGGCTACTTAAATGGCAGGCACAAACTGATTTTCCAGCTGGGTTAAAACAGACAATTGAGTGGTATTTAGAAAACAAATGGTGGTGGCAGAAAATTCGGGCTCGAAAAGAGTATCAAGCATTCTACCGACAATGGTACGGAAAACTTTTAAAAAACAAAATTAAGTAA